A region of Elusimicrobiota bacterium DNA encodes the following proteins:
- the nuoK gene encoding NADH-quinone oxidoreductase subunit NuoK, producing the protein MTLAHYMTLAGILFLIGVFGALTRRNIIGILMSIELMFNAANINLAAFDRFLHPEGVTGQALALFVMTVAAAEIVVGLALLLAIYRGTDTVYAEDFNLLKG; encoded by the coding sequence CTGACCCTGGCGCACTACATGACCTTGGCCGGCATCCTCTTCCTGATCGGCGTCTTCGGCGCGCTGACCCGGCGCAACATCATCGGCATCCTGATGTCGATCGAGCTCATGTTCAACGCCGCCAACATCAACCTCGCCGCGTTCGACCGCTTCCTCCACCCGGAGGGCGTGACCGGCCAGGCGCTGGCGCTTTTCGTGATGACCGTGGCCGCCGCCGAGATCGTCGTCGGCCTCGCCTTGCTGCTCGCGATCTACCGCGGCACGGACACCGTGTACGCCGAAGACTTCAATCTCCTCAAGGGCTGA
- a CDS encoding NADH-quinone oxidoreductase subunit J, which yields MIDQIVFYSLSILTVASALAVVLHRNTVHSSLFLGLSLAGVAGVFASLGADFLFGAQIMVYVSGIAVLVMFVVMLLGRASDLHLRQVNERWMAALLVVAVAAVGLLKVAGLHAGAVVTAAAKPGTRDIGRLFLGEWLLPFELISLVLLAALLGAVFFTRTENAS from the coding sequence GTGATAGACCAGATCGTTTTTTACTCGCTCTCCATCCTGACCGTGGCCTCGGCCTTGGCCGTGGTCCTGCATCGCAACACGGTGCACTCCTCCTTGTTCCTCGGCCTGTCGCTGGCCGGGGTCGCCGGCGTCTTCGCCTCGCTCGGAGCGGACTTCCTGTTCGGGGCCCAGATCATGGTCTACGTGTCCGGCATCGCGGTGCTCGTGATGTTCGTCGTCATGCTGCTCGGCCGGGCCTCGGACCTGCACCTGCGCCAGGTCAACGAGCGCTGGATGGCCGCGCTCCTCGTCGTCGCCGTCGCCGCCGTAGGCCTGCTCAAGGTCGCGGGACTGCACGCCGGCGCCGTCGTCACGGCCGCCGCGAAGCCCGGCACCCGCGACATCGGCCGGCTTTTCCTCGGCGAGTGGCTCCTGCCTTTCGAGCTGATCTCGCTCGTCCTGCTCGCGGCGCTGCTCGGCGCCGTCTTCTTCACCCGCACGGAGAACGCCTCATGA